From the Chitinolyticbacter meiyuanensis genome, one window contains:
- the rluD gene encoding 23S rRNA pseudouridine(1911/1915/1917) synthase RluD produces the protein MMHSEIESDDYNEFADTRVLTAPDDIAGERLDAALAKLLPEFSRSRLASWIKDGRVTIDGETASPKTKLWGGEKLLVDAEPDPETVAFQAEDVPLDIVYEDDAILVLNKPAGLVVHPGSGNWSGTVLNGLLHRYPELKAVPRAGIVHRLDKDTSGLMVVARTLSAQNHLVQQLQARTVKRHYLAVAQGLVRADGTVDAPIGRHPRERIKMAVTGTGKPAVTHYRVLERFSAHTLVECRLETGRTHQIRVHMAHLGHPLAADPVYGGRPKLFAPEIMLALEGFSRQALHAKKLALVHPVSGKTMTWRAPLPEDFELLIAALRAEQGLAEEDWDDDWDDEDDDGIEVVYVRD, from the coding sequence ATGATGCATTCCGAAATCGAATCCGACGATTATAACGAGTTCGCCGATACGCGTGTCCTGACCGCGCCGGATGATATTGCCGGTGAACGGCTCGATGCGGCACTCGCCAAGTTGCTGCCGGAGTTCTCCCGCAGCCGGCTTGCCAGCTGGATCAAGGATGGCCGCGTCACCATCGATGGTGAGACCGCCAGTCCCAAGACCAAGCTGTGGGGCGGCGAGAAGCTGCTGGTGGACGCCGAACCGGATCCGGAAACGGTGGCGTTTCAGGCCGAGGATGTGCCGCTCGACATCGTTTACGAGGACGACGCCATCCTGGTGCTGAACAAGCCAGCCGGGCTGGTCGTCCATCCCGGCAGCGGCAACTGGTCCGGCACCGTGCTCAACGGTCTACTCCATCGCTATCCCGAACTGAAGGCAGTGCCGCGCGCCGGCATCGTGCACCGACTGGACAAGGACACCAGTGGCCTGATGGTGGTCGCCCGGACCTTATCCGCACAGAACCATCTGGTGCAGCAGTTGCAAGCCCGCACCGTGAAGCGCCACTACCTCGCGGTCGCGCAGGGGCTGGTCCGTGCCGATGGTACGGTCGATGCGCCGATCGGCCGCCACCCGCGCGAGCGGATCAAGATGGCGGTCACCGGCACCGGCAAGCCTGCCGTCACGCACTATCGGGTGCTGGAACGCTTTTCGGCGCACACGCTGGTCGAGTGTCGGCTGGAAACCGGACGCACTCACCAGATCCGCGTACATATGGCGCATCTCGGCCATCCGCTCGCCGCCGATCCGGTCTACGGCGGCCGTCCCAAGCTGTTCGCTCCCGAAATCATGTTGGCGCTGGAAGGCTTTTCCCGCCAGGCGTTGCACGCCAAGAAGCTGGCACTGGTACACCCGGTCAGCGGCAAGACCATGACCTGGCGCGCGCCGCTACCCGAGGATTTCGAGCTGCTGATCGCAGCACTGCGCGCCGAGCAGGGGCTCGCCGAAGAGGACTGGGACGACGATTGGGACGATGAGGACGACGATGGCATCGAGGTGGTGTATGTCCGCGATTGA
- a CDS encoding outer membrane protein assembly factor BamD, with protein MNKILPRFLAASIAAALIVGCSSTPTEQDETRGWSAEKLYAQAKAEQADKNFEASNKLLEKLEARYPYGRYAQQAMLESAYNHYKDQEPLLALSSIDRFIKQYPAHPSMDYALYLRGLVHFNESQGFLSWLAKQDMSERDPQAARDSFESFKQLVTRFPESRYAGDAEARMGYLIGALANYELHVAKYYYKRGAYLAAANRGKYVIETYTNTKQVEPALGMMVLAYDKLGLNDLRDDTKRVLAQNYPNSTVLSADFLDDRAWWAPW; from the coding sequence ATGAACAAGATTCTACCGCGTTTCCTTGCTGCTTCGATTGCTGCCGCCCTGATCGTCGGCTGCTCCTCCACCCCCACCGAGCAGGACGAGACGCGCGGCTGGTCGGCCGAAAAGCTCTATGCCCAAGCCAAGGCCGAGCAGGCCGACAAGAACTTCGAGGCATCGAACAAGCTGCTGGAAAAGCTGGAGGCACGCTATCCCTACGGCCGCTATGCGCAGCAGGCAATGCTGGAGTCGGCGTACAACCACTACAAGGATCAGGAGCCGCTGCTGGCGCTGTCGTCGATCGATCGCTTCATCAAGCAGTACCCGGCGCATCCGTCGATGGACTATGCGCTCTACCTGCGTGGTTTGGTCCATTTCAACGAATCGCAGGGTTTCCTGTCGTGGTTGGCCAAGCAGGACATGTCCGAGCGCGATCCGCAGGCGGCGCGTGATTCATTCGAAAGCTTCAAGCAACTGGTTACCCGTTTCCCCGAGAGCCGCTATGCAGGCGATGCCGAGGCGCGGATGGGTTACCTGATCGGCGCGCTGGCCAACTACGAGCTGCATGTCGCCAAGTATTACTACAAGCGCGGCGCCTACCTTGCTGCCGCCAATCGTGGCAAGTATGTGATCGAGACCTATACCAACACTAAACAGGTTGAGCCCGCACTCGGCATGATGGTGCTGGCCTACGACAAGCTGGGCCTCAATGACTTGCGCGACGACACCAAGCGGGTGCTGGCCCAGAACTATCCGAACAGCACAGTGCTGTCGGCCGATTTCCTCGATGATCGTGCCTGGTGGGCACCCTGGTAA
- a CDS encoding FeoA family protein → MKNENHYQYGVAIMQLSAMQSGERGTVLAYGAGQKAYRQRLLAMGLMPGTVFTVVRVAPLGDPYELTLRGYTLSLRKHEAAMLLVEPVR, encoded by the coding sequence ATGAAAAATGAGAACCACTATCAATACGGAGTGGCGATCATGCAACTGTCGGCGATGCAGTCGGGCGAGCGCGGTACCGTGCTGGCCTACGGGGCAGGGCAAAAGGCCTATCGCCAGCGCCTGCTGGCGATGGGGCTGATGCCGGGCACCGTATTCACCGTGGTGCGGGTGGCGCCACTCGGTGATCCGTACGAGCTGACCCTGCGCGGCTACACGCTGAGCCTGCGCAAGCACGAGGCAGCGATGTTGCTGGTGGAGCCGGTGCGATGA
- the feoB gene encoding Fe(2+) transporter permease subunit FeoB, with protein sequence MSTPRTVALIGNPNSGKTTLFNVLTGSNQQVGNWPGVTVERKSGVLRHGMARIELVDLPGVYTLNTAGDGAADERVARDYLRSGAADLVVDIVDAANLERNLYLTTQLLAQGVKVLVVLNMVDVAQAAGVEIDTEVLAVRLGCPVLAVSAARRRGIRELKAAIAAGQGAAPGVALDLPASVEHAVTMLAAEMDAGRVATTQTALRLLEGDAEAERQHARLLPQVALAQAQITAAEGLEPDILIADARYRFAGDACRAARRVSGLASHSLTECIDRIVLNRWLGLPVFIGVMYLMFLFTIDVGSAFIDVFDQGFAALLVDGPAHWLAQAGIPEWLIVLQRGAGSGVQTVATFVPVIASLYLILSALEDSGYMARAAFVMDRAMRALGLPGKAFVPLLLGFGCNVPAIMATRTLENRRDRILTAMMAPFMSCGARLPVYTLFAAAFFPASGQNVVFALYLVGMACAVATAWLLRHSLLPGDGAPLVMELPRYHLPSPTVIARRAMQRLRDFVIGAGRIIVPMVVVLSLLNSMGTDGSLGHEDSEQSALASVGKVLAPAFAPLGIAEHNWQAAVGLFTGVLAKEAVVGTLNALYTPAAPAEEGFDLGERLQAAWQTVPDNLAALGGKLGDPLGLDVGDLSDSASAAAGLEASVSTFSVMRASFDGGAGAFAYLLLILLYTPCLATLGAIRGELGTRWALFAAGWTFAVGYGVASAYYQLARAGWWSWQGGLALGACALGIAVLLAVPRCWPRITEV encoded by the coding sequence ATGAGCACCCCGCGCACGGTCGCGCTGATCGGCAACCCCAATAGCGGCAAGACTACCCTGTTCAACGTGCTGACCGGCAGCAACCAGCAGGTCGGCAACTGGCCGGGGGTGACGGTCGAGCGCAAGAGCGGCGTGCTGCGGCATGGCATGGCGCGCATCGAGCTGGTCGACCTGCCCGGTGTCTACACGCTGAACACAGCCGGTGATGGTGCGGCGGACGAGCGCGTGGCACGCGACTACCTGCGTAGCGGCGCGGCCGATCTGGTAGTTGATATCGTCGATGCCGCCAACCTCGAACGTAATCTCTACCTCACCACCCAATTGCTGGCGCAGGGCGTGAAGGTGCTGGTGGTGCTCAACATGGTCGATGTGGCCCAGGCAGCCGGGGTCGAGATCGATACCGAGGTACTGGCGGTGCGCCTCGGTTGCCCGGTGCTCGCCGTTTCCGCGGCGCGGCGGCGTGGCATACGCGAGCTGAAGGCGGCCATTGCCGCCGGGCAGGGCGCTGCGCCGGGCGTGGCGCTCGATCTGCCGGCTTCGGTGGAGCATGCCGTCACGATGCTGGCCGCCGAAATGGACGCGGGCAGGGTTGCGACAACTCAGACTGCGCTACGCCTGCTCGAGGGCGATGCCGAGGCCGAGCGGCAGCATGCAAGGCTGTTGCCGCAAGTCGCCTTGGCCCAGGCACAGATCACCGCAGCGGAAGGGCTGGAGCCCGACATCCTGATTGCCGATGCCCGCTATCGTTTTGCCGGGGATGCATGCCGCGCCGCGCGCAGGGTCTCTGGCCTGGCATCCCACTCGCTGACCGAGTGCATCGATCGCATCGTGCTCAACCGGTGGCTGGGTTTACCGGTATTCATCGGCGTGATGTATTTGATGTTCCTGTTCACCATCGACGTCGGCAGTGCCTTTATCGACGTGTTCGACCAGGGTTTTGCCGCGCTGCTGGTCGATGGCCCGGCTCACTGGCTGGCGCAGGCTGGCATACCCGAATGGTTGATCGTGCTGCAGCGCGGTGCTGGCAGTGGGGTACAGACGGTGGCGACCTTCGTGCCGGTGATCGCGAGCCTGTACTTGATCCTGTCCGCGCTGGAGGACAGCGGCTACATGGCGCGGGCCGCCTTCGTGATGGACCGCGCGATGCGTGCGTTGGGCCTGCCCGGCAAGGCCTTTGTCCCCTTGTTGTTGGGCTTTGGCTGCAACGTGCCCGCCATCATGGCGACACGCACGCTGGAAAACCGGCGCGACCGCATCCTGACCGCGATGATGGCACCGTTCATGTCCTGCGGCGCGCGCTTGCCGGTCTACACGTTGTTTGCGGCCGCCTTCTTCCCCGCCAGCGGCCAGAACGTGGTGTTCGCGCTGTATCTCGTCGGCATGGCCTGCGCGGTGGCGACGGCCTGGCTGCTGCGCCACAGCCTGCTGCCGGGCGACGGGGCGCCGCTGGTGATGGAGCTGCCGCGCTATCACCTGCCCAGTCCGACGGTGATCGCCCGCCGTGCGATGCAGCGGTTGCGCGATTTCGTGATCGGCGCCGGGCGCATCATCGTGCCCATGGTGGTGGTGCTGTCGCTGCTGAACAGCATGGGCACCGATGGCTCGCTGGGCCACGAAGACAGCGAGCAGTCGGCCCTGGCCTCGGTTGGCAAGGTGCTGGCCCCGGCCTTCGCACCGCTCGGCATCGCCGAGCACAACTGGCAGGCCGCGGTCGGCCTGTTCACCGGGGTGCTGGCCAAAGAGGCCGTGGTGGGCACGCTCAACGCGCTCTATACGCCCGCTGCCCCGGCGGAGGAAGGGTTCGACCTGGGCGAGCGGCTGCAGGCGGCCTGGCAGACGGTGCCCGACAACCTGGCCGCACTCGGCGGCAAGCTGGGCGATCCGCTCGGGCTCGATGTCGGTGATCTCTCCGACAGTGCCAGCGCTGCGGCAGGGCTGGAGGCCTCGGTCTCGACATTCTCGGTGATGCGGGCAAGCTTCGATGGCGGGGCTGGCGCATTTGCCTACCTGCTGCTCATCCTGCTCTACACGCCGTGCCTCGCCACCCTGGGGGCGATCCGCGGCGAACTCGGCACGCGCTGGGCGCTGTTCGCCGCGGGCTGGACCTTCGCTGTCGGCTATGGCGTTGCCAGTGCCTATTACCAACTGGCCCGCGCCGGCTGGTGGTCCTGGCAGGGCGGGCTGGCATTGGGCGCTTGCGCGTTGGGCATCGCTGTCTTGCTTGCCGTACCGCGCTGCTGGCCGCGCATCACGGAGGTGTGA
- a CDS encoding FeoC-like transcriptional regulator, whose amino-acid sequence MGLLELKQYLQGRGTVDTGQVALHFGVETSAVQQLAEDWAARGRLQLMQPAARCGAKRCSGCCTSPPATLLRWLE is encoded by the coding sequence ATGGGACTGCTCGAACTGAAACAGTATCTGCAGGGACGTGGCACCGTCGATACCGGTCAAGTGGCGCTGCATTTCGGCGTTGAGACCTCGGCTGTGCAGCAACTGGCAGAGGACTGGGCTGCGCGGGGGCGCCTACAACTGATGCAGCCGGCCGCACGCTGTGGCGCCAAGCGCTGCAGTGGTTGCTGCACCTCGCCGCCGGCCACGCTGCTGCGCTGGCTGGAGTAG